CTTTGGCGCAGAGCTGGCGGTCGTCTCTATGCTACCGATGTTCTTTGCCGCAACGTGGAAGCTCGACCCTACCGTCGCAGGCTTAGTCGCATCGACCTTTGCTTTTGTTAACTTATGGGCGCGACCACTTGGCGGCTATATCTCTGACAAGGTCGGCAATCGTCGCTTGGTGATGTTGGTATACATGTTCGGTATCGGTATCGGTTTTGGATTGATGGGATTGCTGAATGCAGAGTGGCCATTGTTTATCGCGGTCGTCTTTACGATTCTATGCTCAGTCTTTGTGCAAGGGGCAGAAGGTGCAACTTTTGGTATTATCCCCTCAATTAAGCGGCGCTTAACGGGTCAAATTTCTGGTATGGCGGGGGCTTATGGCAACGTGGGCGCTGTGTTCTACCTATTTATATTTACCTTGGTCGAACCAAATCAGTTCTTTTTTATCATTGCGATAGGTGCATTTATCGCTTGGGTACTTTGTTTCTTCTGGTTGAAAGAGCCTGAAGATGCCTTTGGTGACGAATACAAGATGTCCTCGGTCGATCGTCAAATTGCCGCTGAAGAAGGCTAATTTGATTACCTTATAAAATAAAAAAGCCACCCAGCATCACTGCTGGGTGGCTTTTTTTTGACTGATATAGAGAGCTACCCAGACATGTAATAGGGGTTATCCAGATGACCCATGATTTTTTATAAAAAGTAGATATTTCAAAAAGTAATATTTTCAAAAAACAACCACTTCGATAAATAACCATTTTTACAAACGACTACTTTGATAAATGATTCACGGTCCACACCGCCGCCTCTACCCGTGTGCGTAGTCCAGTTTTGTTCAAAATATGCTTAACATGCACTTTTACTGTGGATTCTGCGATATCCAGTTTGTTGGCGATCATTTTATTACTTAAGCCTTCAGCAATCATTTGAATCACTTGCAACTCTCTAGTGGTGAGATTGCCAGCGATATCTTCAATGCTTGGTGTACGTAATGTTTGCGCCAATATTGAGGCCAAATTGGGACTGATAACCAGCTCACCGCGCAACACTTTTCTAATATCGACGATGATTAACTCAGGCTCCATGTCTTTTAGCAAATAACCATCCACCCCTAATTTCAACGCTTCTTGCACGTCTTCTCCGCTGTCAGAAACTGTAAATAGCAAGGTAGCCACGTCAATATTTCTGGCTTTGATTTCTCTTAAGGTTTCAATACCAGTCAACACTGGCATTTTATGATCTAGAATGACCAGATCGACCGGATTGTTTGCCAAAAAATCCAACGCTTCTTGTCCGTTATTCGCCTCACCAACGACCGTTACATCACTTTCGAGACTGAGCAGTTCTGCGACACCGCGGCGCAGCATAGGATGGTCATCGACCAATAGTAGCCGAGCCGGAGAAGCAGACGTATAAACCTTAGTAGTCATAAAATACTCACAAATTGAAAAATGGTACAAAAAATACAATGCAGTGGTTAAGAGCGTTTACTAAGCCTATTCACTTAGTTTTGCTCAGCCATATAATCCGTAAAGAAACTGGGTACAAACCTGACGATGACACTGGTACCTGCGGGTACATTATTAGAGATAATCAAATCACCGCCTAATTTATAGGCACGCTCTTTCAT
This region of Psychrobacter sp. JCM 18902 genomic DNA includes:
- the narL gene encoding two-component system response regulator NarL; translated protein: MTTKVYTSASPARLLLVDDHPMLRRGVAELLSLESDVTVVGEANNGQEALDFLANNPVDLVILDHKMPVLTGIETLREIKARNIDVATLLFTVSDSGEDVQEALKLGVDGYLLKDMEPELIIVDIRKVLRGELVISPNLASILAQTLRTPSIEDIAGNLTTRELQVIQMIAEGLSNKMIANKLDIAESTVKVHVKHILNKTGLRTRVEAAVWTVNHLSK